One Methylosarcina fibrata AML-C10 DNA segment encodes these proteins:
- the fdxA gene encoding ferredoxin FdxA, whose product MTFVVTENCIKCKFTDCVDVCPVDCFHEGPNFLVIDPDECIDCTLCEPECPANAIFSEDEVPEDQLEFIKLNAQLAKQWPSITEVKPAMPDADEWNGKENKKELLEK is encoded by the coding sequence ATGACTTTTGTAGTCACCGAAAACTGTATTAAATGTAAATTTACCGATTGCGTCGATGTGTGCCCTGTCGATTGTTTTCATGAAGGACCCAATTTTTTGGTTATCGATCCTGACGAATGCATCGATTGCACCTTATGCGAACCGGAGTGTCCAGCCAATGCGATTTTTTCAGAAGATGAAGTGCCGGAAGACCAGTTGGAATTCATTAAACTGAATGCACAACTGGCGAAACAATGGCCCAGCATTACAGAAGTTAAACCGGCCATGCCGGATGCCGACGAGTGGAATGGCAAGGAAAATAAAAAAGAATTACTGGAAAAATAA